One Solanum stenotomum isolate F172 unplaced genomic scaffold, ASM1918654v1 scaffold30406, whole genome shotgun sequence DNA segment encodes these proteins:
- the LOC125851896 gene encoding stem-specific protein TSJT1-like, which produces MLAVFDKSVAKSPEALQSPNNDGAVSALKDGFLAQHFSTAHSGSVTINLGSSGFLAYSSERQNPLLPRLFAVVDDIFCMFQGHIENVAHLKQQYGLNKTANEVIIVIEAYRTLRDRGPYPPDQVVKDIHGKFAFVLYDSASKSTFLASDVDGSVPFFWGTDSEGHLVLSDDADIVKQGCGKSFAPFPKGCFFTSSGGLRSYEHPRNELKPVPRVDSSGEVCGANFKVDSESKKVDSGMPRVGSAANWSQHY; this is translated from the exons ATGCTTGCAGTTTTTGACAAATCTGTGGCTAAAAGCCCAGAAGCCCTTCAAAGTCCTAACAATGATGGTGCAGTTTCAGCACTGAAAGATGGTTTTTTGGCACAGCATTTCTCCACTGCCCATTCTGGTTCAGTTACCATCAACCTTGGTTCTTCTGGATTCTTGGCTTACTCATCTGAACGACAAAACCCTCTTCTTCCCAG GTTGTTTGCTGTTGTGGATGACATTTTCTGCATGTTTCAAGGCCACATCGAGAATGTAGCACATCTTAAGCAACAGTATGGGTTAAACAAGACTGCAAATGAAGTGATCATTGTTATTGAGGCTTACAGGACTTTGAGGGATAGAGGTCCTTATCCTCCAGATCAGGTTGTGAAGGATATTCATGGAAAGTTTGCATTTGTTCTTTATGATAGCGCTTCAAAGAGTACCTTTCTAGCTTCT GATGTTGATGGCAGTGTGCCCTTCTTCTGGGGTACCGATTCTGAAGGCCACCTAGTTCTCTCTGATGATGCTGACATTGTGAAGCAAGGCTGTGGGAAATCCTTTGCACCATTTCCCAAAG GGTGCTTTTTCACATCTTCTGGTGGCTTGAGGAGTTATGAGCATCCACGCAATGAGTTGAAACCAGTACCTAGGGTGGACAGCTCGGGTGAGGTGTGTGGTGCAAATTTTAAGGTGGACTCAGAGTCTAAGAAAGTGGATTCAGGCATGCCCAGAGTGGGTAGTGCTGCTAACTGGTCGCAACACTACTAA
- the LOC125851895 gene encoding meiotic recombination protein DMC1 homolog isoform X1: MLAFKPEDQLQLVEREEIDDEEDLFEAIDKLITHGINAGDVKKLQDAGIYTCNGLMMHTKKNLTGIKGLSEAKVEKICEAAEKIVNFGYITGSEALLKRKAVVRITTGSQALDELLGGGIETSAITEAFGEFRSGKTQLAHTLCVSTQLPTSMKGGNGKVAYIDTEGTFRPDRVVPIAERFGMDAGAVLDNIIYARAYTYEHQYNLLLGLAAKMAEEPFRLLIVDSVIALFRVDFTGRGELADRQQKLAQMLSRLIKIAEEFNVAVYMTNQVIADPGGGVFISDPKKPAGGHVLAHAATIRLMFRKGKGEQRVCKVFDAPNLPESEAVFQITAGGIADAKD; this comes from the exons ATGCTTGCATTCAA GCCTGAAGATCAGTTACAGCTCGTTGAAAGAGAAGAGATCGACGATGAAGAAGACTTGTTTGAAGCTATTGATAAGC TGATCACTCATGGAATCAATGCTGGGGACGTGAAGAAGCTGCAAGACGCTGGTATCTACACGTGCAATGGCTTGATGATGCACACAAAGAAG AACTTGACTGGGATCAAAGGGTTATCCGAGGCAAAAGTTGAAAAGATCTGTGAAGCAGCTGAGAAGATAGTG AACTTCGGCTACATTACTGGGAGTGAGGCTCTGCTCAAA AGGAAGGCAGTAGTTCGCATCACAACTGGAAGCCAGGCATTGGATGAACTCTTAGGAG GAGGAATAGAAACTTCAGCAATAACTGAAGCTTTTGGGGAATTTCG ATCTGGAAAGACACAACTTGCTCATACTCTCTGTGTCTCTACTCAG CTTCCTACTAGTATGAAAGGAGGGAATGGAAAGGTGGCTTACATTGACACTGAGGGAACATT TCGGCCAGATCGTGTTGTGCCCATTGCTGAAAGATTTGGAATGGACGCTGGAGCAGTTCTTGACAAT ATCATTTATGCTCGCGCATACACATATGAACATCAATACAACCTGCTTCTTGGTCTGGCTGCAAAAATGGCTGAAGAGCCTTTCAGACTTCTG ATTGTTGATTCTGTGATTGCTTTATTTCGAGTGGATTTCACTGGAAGAGGAGAGCTTGCAGACCGTCAG CAAAAGTTGGCTCAGATGCTGTCCCGATTGATAAAGATAGCTGAGGAATTTAATGTTGCTGTTTACATGACCAATCAAG TTATAGCTGATCCAGGCGGTGGTGTGTTCATATCAGATCCAAAGAAACCAGCAGGAGGTCATGTCCTTGCTCACGCAGCAACCATAAGACTAATGTTCAGGAAGGGCAAAGGAGAACAGCGTGTCTGCAAGGTGTTCGATGCACCAAATCTTCCAGAGTCTGAAGCG GTTTTCCAGATAACAGCAGGAGGAATTGCTGATGCTAAAGACTGA
- the LOC125851895 gene encoding meiotic recombination protein DMC1 homolog isoform X2, whose translation MLAFKPEDQLQLVEREEIDDEEDLFEAIDKLITHGINAGDVKKLQDAGIYTCNGLMMHTKKNLTGIKGLSEAKVEKICEAAEKIVNFGYITGSEALLKRKAVVRITTGSQALDELLGGGIETSAITEAFGEFRSGKTQLAHTLCVSTQLPTSMKGGNGKVAYIDTEGTFRPDRVVPIAERFGMDAGAVLDNIIYARAYTYEHQYNLLLGLAAKMAEEPFRLLIVDSVIALFRVDFTGRGELADRQQKLAQMLSRLIKIAEEFNVAVYMTNQVIADPGGGVFISDPKKPAGGHVLAHAATIRLMFRKGKGEQRVCKVFDAPNLPESEAVFQITAGGIADAKD comes from the exons ATGCTTGCATTCAA GCCTGAAGATCAGTTACAGCTCGTTGAAAGAGAAGAGATCGACGATGAAGAAGACTTGTTTGAAGCTATTGATAAGC TGATCACTCATGGAATCAATGCTGGGGACGTGAAGAAGCTGCAAGACGCTGGTATCTACACGTGCAATGGCTTGATGATGCACACAAAGAAG AACTTGACTGGGATCAAAGGGTTATCCGAGGCAAAAGTTGAAAAGATCTGTGAAGCAGCTGAGAAGATAGTG AACTTCGGCTACATTACTGGGAGTGAGGCTCTGCTCAAA AGGAAGGCAGTAGTTCGCATCACAACTGGAAGCCAGGCATTGGATGAACTCTTAGGAG GAGGAATAGAAACTTCAGCAATAACTGAAGCTTTTGGGGAATT CAGATCTGGAAAGACACAACTTGCTCATACTCTCTGTGTCTCTACTCAG CTTCCTACTAGTATGAAAGGAGGGAATGGAAAGGTGGCTTACATTGACACTGAGGGAACATT TCGGCCAGATCGTGTTGTGCCCATTGCTGAAAGATTTGGAATGGACGCTGGAGCAGTTCTTGACAAT ATCATTTATGCTCGCGCATACACATATGAACATCAATACAACCTGCTTCTTGGTCTGGCTGCAAAAATGGCTGAAGAGCCTTTCAGACTTCTG ATTGTTGATTCTGTGATTGCTTTATTTCGAGTGGATTTCACTGGAAGAGGAGAGCTTGCAGACCGTCAG CAAAAGTTGGCTCAGATGCTGTCCCGATTGATAAAGATAGCTGAGGAATTTAATGTTGCTGTTTACATGACCAATCAAG TTATAGCTGATCCAGGCGGTGGTGTGTTCATATCAGATCCAAAGAAACCAGCAGGAGGTCATGTCCTTGCTCACGCAGCAACCATAAGACTAATGTTCAGGAAGGGCAAAGGAGAACAGCGTGTCTGCAAGGTGTTCGATGCACCAAATCTTCCAGAGTCTGAAGCG GTTTTCCAGATAACAGCAGGAGGAATTGCTGATGCTAAAGACTGA